From a single Prionailurus bengalensis isolate Pbe53 chromosome A1, Fcat_Pben_1.1_paternal_pri, whole genome shotgun sequence genomic region:
- the LOC122489067 gene encoding 60S ribosomal protein L23a, which produces MAPKAKKEAPAPPKAEAKAKALKAKKAVLKGVHSHKKKKIRTSPTFRRPKTLRLRRQPKYPRKSAPRRNKLDHYAIIKFPLTTESAMKKIEDNNTLVFIVDVKANKHQIKQAVKKLYDIDVAKVNTLIRPDGEKKAYVRLAPDYDALDVANKIGII; this is translated from the coding sequence ATGGCGCCGAAGGCGAAGAAggaagcccctgcccctcccaaagcCGAAGCCAAAGCAAAGGCTTTGAAGGCCAAGAAAGCAGTGCTGAAAGGCGTCcacagtcataaaaaaaagaagatccgTACGTCACCTACATTCCGACGGCCCAAGACACTGCGTCTCCGAAGACAGCCCAAATATCCTCGAAAGAGCGCCCCCAGGAGAAACAAGCTTGACCACTATGCCATCATCAAGTTCCCCCTGACTACAGAGTCagccatgaagaaaatagaagacaacaaCACTCTTGTGTTCATTGTGGATGTCAAGGCCAACAAGCACCAGATCAAACAGGCCGTGAAGAAACTCTATGACATTGATGTGGCCAAGGTCAACACTCTGATCAGGCCcgatggagaaaagaaagcatatgttcGACTGGCTCCTGACTATGATGCTTTGGATGTTGCCAACAAAATTGGGATCATCTAA